The genomic interval CTTCTTCTTCAGCAGCGGGATGCTCTACGTGGACTCCCACCGTGTCCAACAGTTAGTAGCGTCGCTCCGTGCGCTTCAGACAGTCGCACTGGCCTTTCTTACCTATGTCACTGCGAAATAACAGTGAAAGGCTGGTGCAGAGAAGATGGTCGACGCTGTTGAGGCCTTATCTTCGACGGGGTTGCTTCTGAATCAGCGCTGTTCCGACTCTATCCCCAGCGAACCAACCACCGAGGGCGACGTGGTCGATCCGTCTTCTGGTCGTTCCGCATGCTGAACCCTTTTCACTCGAAGCGACGAATCAGCGTGTGATGACTGACCTCGCGGACATCGACTTGGACTTCGTTCAGCTCGGAGGCACCGGCATTCAAACGAGCGAACTCCAGTTCGGCACCTGGCGCTTCGGCAAGGAGACCGAGGAAGGAAACGTCGAGATCGGCGAGAAACGGGCGCACGAACTCCTTGACGCGTACGCCGAGGCGGGCGGGCGATACATCGACACCGCCGACGTGTACGGCGGCGGCGAGAGCGAGCGGTGGATCGGCGACTGGCTCGCAGACCGCGACCGCGAGCGCTACACGATCGCCTCGAAGATCTTCTGGCAGATCCGCGACGATGACCCCAACAGCCGCGGGACGAACCGGAAGAACATCCGCCACCGGATCGACGCGCTGCTCGACCGACTCGGCACCGACTATGTGGACGTGCTGTACATCCACCGGTGGGACGACCAGACCGACGCCAGGGAGCTGATGAAGACGCTCAACGGCCTCGTCGACGATGGGAAGGTCCACTATCTAGGAGCGTCGACGCTTCGACCCAACGCGTGGAAAGTCGCGCGCGCCAACGAGATTGCCCGCAACGAAGGCTGGGAACCGTTCACGGTGCTCCAGCCGCGGTACAACCTCGTCGACCGCGAGATCGAAGGAGACTACCTCGAACTGGCTCGCCACGAGGACCTCGCCGTCTGTCCGTGGAGTCCGCTCGGGCAGGGCTTCCTCACCGGGAAGTACGACCGTGAGGACGGCCTCACGGGCGAGTCGCGCGTCGCCGAGTCCAGCCGGTTCGCGGATGCGTACCTCACCGAAGAGAACTTCGCCGTCCACGAGGAACTCGACGCCGTCGCCGACGAGGTCGACGCCTCGCCCGCCCAGGTCGCGCTCTCGTGGCTCATGCACCGCGACGGCGTCACGGCGCCGATTGTCGGTGCCCGCACCGCCGAGCAGTTAGAGGAGAATCTCGCGGCCGCGACGATCGACCTGTCAGAAGCGCAGGTCGACCGACTCACCGAGTCGAAAGGTGGGCCGTACGCCGAACTGTAACCCGACGCCCGCACTCGCGGGTGAACCGATTTCAGGCGTACAAATTTAACTGACCCTCCGGCGAAGGTGTGATAGTTCAACCGGGGTCATTCAGTATCCTTCGCGTCAAGTTCCACACCGTTCCATCCGGAGTAATCGCCGATTTACACACGGCTATCCCGGACGTACGGCGAATCAGCTACGAGAACATCTTCTATGCCAGCGACGGCGACTGGATCGAGTCGCTCGTCGTCGCCTCTGGCGCGGAGTTCGAGCCGACGAGCGTGATTGAGTCGCTCTCGCGCGTCGAGCTGTTCCACCACCAGTTGGCCGCTGGCGGTCCCGGCGACGGGAGCACTCACCGCCTCACGATCGTCGCACACGAGCCGTACCCGTTCCTCTTGGGCGTCATCCTCAGAGGGAAGGCACTCCCGAATCGGCTCGAACTCCGAGACGGAGCGCTCACCGGACTGGTCACGGTCGCGGAGTGGGCCGACTTCCGGGCCCTCGCAGACACGATCGAAGCGCAGTTCGGGCAGTTCGAGCTGCTGAGCGTCAACCAAGTCGAGACGATCGGCGCGCCGCTTGGCTCGGGCCAGCTCGACCGCGTTATCAGAGATGAGCTCACCGAGGAACAGCTGACCGTCCTCCGGACCGCCCACCGGCTGGGATACTTCGAGGTCCCGCGGAGGGCCTCCGCAGAAGACATCGCAACCGAACTCGACATCGCACAATCTACCCTCTCCGAACGGCTCCGGCTCGCCGAGGGGCGGCTGTTCGACCTAGTGTTCTACGCCGACGCTCCGAGGGACCAGCCCGAAGAGTGATCCGCGTCGGCGATCGGTCACCCGCCGTCCGGGCCATGCGTGCAACCGAAACAGATCACGTCGCGAACGGTCGATCCGCAATATCGGTTCCGGACCCGCCGGGATCTGAGTCCGCGACCCCCGGACTACATAAAGAATGATGATGATTCGGCGAATTCGGGGATGGTTACAGGGGGGTTTCGCCGCATGACGTATCTGCTATGTCGGGAGACAAGCCGTTGGAGATCGAGACCGGGACGAAATCACGGCGGAAGTTCCTGCGTATTGCGGGCGTCGCGGGTGCCGCTGGCCTCGCGGGCTGTGGCGGTGGCGGCGGCAACGGCGACGGCGGTGGCGGCGGCAACGGCGACGGTGGTGGCGGTGACGGCGGTGGTGGCGGCGGCGGTGGCGGCGGTGGCGGCGGTGATGGCCGCTCGATCGAGACGCGATTCTGGGAGGAATGGCCGGTCGAGACGAAGGGCGTCGACGTCAACGACGAGGCGATCCAGTTCGAGTACACGGCCGTGGAAGGCCAGTCCGTTCCCGAGGTCGACACCCACTTCGCGCAGGCGGAGACCCCGTGGATGCGTGAGTTCGCGCTGCTCGTCCAGCAGTCACTCAACGACATCGGCGTGCCGGTTAACCTGATCACCGTCCAGCCGAGCACCAGATACGGGGAGTTCTGGCGGGCCGACATCGGCCACCCGGTGCCGATCACGATGAATCTCCACGGACCGGACCCGCAGCGCGGGCTCGACCCGAACCCGTTCCTCATGCGCGCACACCCGGAGACAGGCGGGAACTACTACAACTACAAGAACGACGAGATTACCGAGCTCCTCGACGAGCAGGCGGGGACGATCGGCGACGTGGAGGCGCGGGCCGAGATCTGCCAAGAAATCCAGCGCAAACTCAGCGAGGACGCCTACCTCATCGCGGCGAACTTCCCGGAAGTCATCACGGTGGCAAACACCGCAGACTGGGAAGGGTACGTCCCGACGCCCGGCAACGGGACGACCCGGGACTCGTTCATCTGGACGCAGGTGAATCTCCAGCCGCAGGGCGACTCGACGACCTGGGTCAAGGGTGTCACCTCGGGGATGCAGGGCACGAACCTCCCGTTCTCCAGCGGCGGCCAGGAGGAGAAGCGCCTCCTCAACGTCTACGACGGGTTGTTCGACGCCTCTCCGGAGCTGGAGATCGTCCCCGCGCTGGCGACGAACGCGGACGTGGTTGACGATACGACCGTCGAGATGGACCTCCGGGAGGGAGTCGAGTGGCACGACGGCGAGCCGTTCGGCCCGGAGGACGTCAAGTTCAGCGTCGAACTGTACCAGCAGAACAACGCCCCACAACAGGGGGCGTTCATCCGGACGATCGACAACGTCGAGGTGCTGTCCCAGAGCGGCGGCGGGCGCGTCAGGTTCAATCTCACCGAGCCCGACGCGGCATTCCTCACCCAGCGGGTGGTTCGAAGCGCCATCATCCCGAAGCACCGCTGGGAGGACGTGGACAGCCCCGCCGAGTACAACCCCGACAACCCGGTCGGGACGGGTCCGTTCTCGTTCGTCAACTGGGAGCAGGGGTCCGAGCTCAGGCTCGAGAAACACGAGAACAACTGGATGTGGGACGACGACGTCCGCGAGGAGCTCCTCGGCGACTACTTCGTCCCCGGCGACGGGATCGACGAGATGGTCCACGCAAACGTCGGCAACGTCTCGACGCTCATCGGCGCGATGCAGTCGGGCGACATCGACGCCATCGGGACGACCGTCTCGAACCAGCAGGCCGAGCGCGCAGCCAACGCCAGCGGCGTCGAGAAACAGACCGCTCGCAACTACGTCCCGACGGACGTTCACCTGAGCCACCTGGTCCCGCTGTTCCGCGACAAAACGTTCCGCGTCGCGTTAAGCCACGCCTTCGACAAGGAGGGGTTCGTCGAGAACACGCTCGGTGGCCGCGGCGAGGTGATCAAGGGACAGAACCTGCTCACGCCGCTGTTGACTCCGTTCCACGGCGAGACCGAGCCGTACGCATACGACGTCGATCAGGCCCGTCAGATGCTCCGTCAGGCCGGGTACACGTTCGACGACAACGACATGCTCGTCTGGCCGGAGGGTGACGCCTGGAGCGCGTTCGAAACACGCGTCGAAAACGGCCACGCGACCCGCTCGGAACTGGATCAAAGCGACTTCTCGTAAGCAGATCTCCCACTACTCCCCATGAGCTTTCGACGCTTCCTGATAAAACGGAGCCTGATCGCGGCGATGCTGACGCTGATAGCCGTCAGTGTAATCTTCGTCACGTTGCGGATGTTGCCTGCGGACCCCTTCAGCGGGCTCGTCGCGTCCGGGGCGCTCACGGCCGAGCAGGTCGCGGAGGTACGCGCGATGTACGGGCTGGACGAGCCGATCTACGTGCAGTACTTCAAGTACATCCAGAACCTGTTCACGTTCCAGTTCGGCATCTCGCTCACCCAGCAGCGGCCGGTCGGCGAGATCATCATTCCGGCGCTGATGAACACTCTCGTCCTGTTGTTGCCCGCGCTCGTCGTGACCGCGATCATCAGTTCGTTGGCCGGGATGTACGCCGGGTGGAACCGCGGGTCGTGGTTCGAGCAGTCGAGCATCGTCGTGACCACCGTCTTCCGCGCGGTCCCCATCTTCGTGACGGGGATCCTCCTGCTCATCATCTTCTCGTACGGGCTGGGCTGGCTTCCCGCGTTCGGGATGCGGAGTTCGCTCGCGAACCCGGACGGCTACTTGGAGACGTACCTCTCGGTCGACTTCCTGAAACACTACACCCTCCCGTTCACGGCGACGGTGTTGTTCTACAGCGGCG from Halobaculum halobium carries:
- a CDS encoding ABC transporter permease encodes the protein MSFRRFLIKRSLIAAMLTLIAVSVIFVTLRMLPADPFSGLVASGALTAEQVAEVRAMYGLDEPIYVQYFKYIQNLFTFQFGISLTQQRPVGEIIIPALMNTLVLLLPALVVTAIISSLAGMYAGWNRGSWFEQSSIVVTTVFRAVPIFVTGILLLIIFSYGLGWLPAFGMRSSLANPDGYLETYLSVDFLKHYTLPFTATVLFYSGDFLMLARNSVVERKGSEFLMLHRAKGLSDMEQLGRAGRNSLLPLVTYFALRTGMLFQGVITLEVVFAWPGIGRALVQAILNQDYPTVQAAVFIMALAVIVMNLTADVAYAKLDPTVEAGDV
- a CDS encoding ABC transporter substrate-binding protein; this encodes MSGDKPLEIETGTKSRRKFLRIAGVAGAAGLAGCGGGGGNGDGGGGGNGDGGGGDGGGGGGGGGGGGGDGRSIETRFWEEWPVETKGVDVNDEAIQFEYTAVEGQSVPEVDTHFAQAETPWMREFALLVQQSLNDIGVPVNLITVQPSTRYGEFWRADIGHPVPITMNLHGPDPQRGLDPNPFLMRAHPETGGNYYNYKNDEITELLDEQAGTIGDVEARAEICQEIQRKLSEDAYLIAANFPEVITVANTADWEGYVPTPGNGTTRDSFIWTQVNLQPQGDSTTWVKGVTSGMQGTNLPFSSGGQEEKRLLNVYDGLFDASPELEIVPALATNADVVDDTTVEMDLREGVEWHDGEPFGPEDVKFSVELYQQNNAPQQGAFIRTIDNVEVLSQSGGGRVRFNLTEPDAAFLTQRVVRSAIIPKHRWEDVDSPAEYNPDNPVGTGPFSFVNWEQGSELRLEKHENNWMWDDDVREELLGDYFVPGDGIDEMVHANVGNVSTLIGAMQSGDIDAIGTTVSNQQAERAANASGVEKQTARNYVPTDVHLSHLVPLFRDKTFRVALSHAFDKEGFVENTLGGRGEVIKGQNLLTPLLTPFHGETEPYAYDVDQARQMLRQAGYTFDDNDMLVWPEGDAWSAFETRVENGHATRSELDQSDFS
- a CDS encoding aldo/keto reductase gives rise to the protein MTDLADIDLDFVQLGGTGIQTSELQFGTWRFGKETEEGNVEIGEKRAHELLDAYAEAGGRYIDTADVYGGGESERWIGDWLADRDRERYTIASKIFWQIRDDDPNSRGTNRKNIRHRIDALLDRLGTDYVDVLYIHRWDDQTDARELMKTLNGLVDDGKVHYLGASTLRPNAWKVARANEIARNEGWEPFTVLQPRYNLVDREIEGDYLELARHEDLAVCPWSPLGQGFLTGKYDREDGLTGESRVAESSRFADAYLTEENFAVHEELDAVADEVDASPAQVALSWLMHRDGVTAPIVGARTAEQLEENLAAATIDLSEAQVDRLTESKGGPYAEL
- a CDS encoding helix-turn-helix domain-containing protein gives rise to the protein MIVQPGSFSILRVKFHTVPSGVIADLHTAIPDVRRISYENIFYASDGDWIESLVVASGAEFEPTSVIESLSRVELFHHQLAAGGPGDGSTHRLTIVAHEPYPFLLGVILRGKALPNRLELRDGALTGLVTVAEWADFRALADTIEAQFGQFELLSVNQVETIGAPLGSGQLDRVIRDELTEEQLTVLRTAHRLGYFEVPRRASAEDIATELDIAQSTLSERLRLAEGRLFDLVFYADAPRDQPEE